One window from the genome of Echinicola vietnamensis DSM 17526 encodes:
- a CDS encoding DUF302 domain-containing protein, with protein sequence MTYYHEKTLENISFEEAIQKVTETLKEEGFGILTEIDVKETLKKKLDEDFRPYKILGACNPPFAHKALLAEDKIGAMLPCNVIVQQSDDSVEIAAVDPVASMQAVENKDLEGIAEEIQSKLKAVIESL encoded by the coding sequence ATGACATATTATCACGAAAAAACATTGGAAAATATAAGCTTCGAAGAAGCGATTCAAAAAGTAACAGAGACTCTGAAAGAGGAAGGGTTCGGTATCCTTACTGAAATTGATGTAAAAGAAACTCTGAAGAAAAAGCTGGATGAAGATTTTCGTCCTTACAAGATTCTCGGTGCATGTAATCCGCCCTTCGCACACAAGGCATTATTAGCCGAAGATAAAATTGGGGCAATGCTGCCCTGCAATGTAATCGTCCAACAAAGCGATGATAGCGTAGAAATAGCAGCAGTGGATCCGGTAGCATCTATGCAGGCCGTAGAGAATAAAGATCTGGAAGGCATTGCTGAAGAAATTCAGTCAAAGTTAAAAGCAGTTATTGAAAGTCTATAA